In Prescottella soli, a genomic segment contains:
- a CDS encoding ROK family glucokinase: protein MDSTELLTVGVDVGGTSIRASVVDGDGEVLDVTHVPTPHSEDALEHGIDRAVRELTNRHDVAAVGLAVAGFVDSDRTTVRFAPHLPWVDAPVARSLGNRLGLPVVLEHDANAAAWAEWRFGAAAGGRNVVVVAIGTGIGAALLIDGSLYRGSFGVAPELGHLQVVPEGRACACGKRGCWERYCSGTALVDTALELLAADPSASTVLARDVAVDPGTLTGRRIAAAASDGDSLALATFTDFAKWLGVGLATVSDVFDPDLIVICGGVGSSAPLFLDDAREHYARLVTGSGHRPLARIRHTLLGEAAGMIGAADLARASLRDRARGN, encoded by the coding sequence GTGGACAGCACCGAACTTCTCACCGTGGGCGTCGACGTCGGGGGAACGAGCATCCGGGCATCCGTCGTCGACGGTGACGGTGAGGTGCTCGACGTGACGCACGTGCCGACGCCGCACTCCGAGGACGCCCTCGAACACGGCATCGACCGGGCCGTCCGGGAACTCACGAACCGTCACGACGTCGCGGCGGTCGGCCTCGCGGTGGCGGGATTCGTCGACTCCGACCGCACCACGGTCCGGTTCGCCCCGCACCTGCCCTGGGTCGACGCGCCCGTCGCGCGCAGCCTCGGGAACCGTCTGGGCCTGCCCGTCGTCCTCGAACACGACGCGAATGCCGCGGCGTGGGCGGAGTGGCGCTTCGGCGCGGCCGCGGGCGGGCGCAACGTCGTCGTCGTCGCGATCGGCACCGGGATCGGGGCCGCACTGCTCATCGACGGCAGCCTCTACCGGGGAAGCTTCGGGGTGGCTCCGGAACTGGGACACCTGCAGGTGGTTCCGGAAGGCCGCGCGTGTGCGTGCGGCAAGCGGGGCTGCTGGGAGCGGTACTGCAGCGGCACGGCCCTGGTCGACACGGCGTTGGAGCTGCTCGCCGCGGACCCGTCCGCATCGACGGTCCTGGCCCGCGACGTCGCGGTCGATCCGGGCACGTTGACCGGCCGCCGGATCGCGGCGGCCGCCTCCGACGGGGACTCGTTGGCGCTGGCCACGTTTACGGATTTCGCGAAGTGGCTCGGGGTGGGCCTGGCCACCGTCTCGGACGTCTTCGACCCCGACCTGATCGTGATCTGCGGCGGCGTCGGCAGCTCCGCGCCGCTGTTCCTCGACGACGCCCGCGAGCACTATGCGCGACTGGTCACCGGTTCCGGGCATCGCCCGCTCGCCCGGATCAGGCACACCCTGCTCGGCGAGGCTGCCGGGATGATCGGTGCCGCGGACCTGGCGCGCGCGTCGTTGCGGGATCGCGCGCGCGGGAACTGA
- a CDS encoding lysophospholipid acyltransferase family protein: protein MWYWLFKYVLLGPALWLLSRPKIEGAENIPTDGPAILASNHQAVLDSFFLPLRCPRRITFLAKSEYFTGTGFKGRFQKWFFSAVGQVPIDRTGASAAKDALDAGLRVLAQGKLLGIYPEGTRSPDGRLYKGKTGMARLALESGVKVIPVAMIGTAKVNPIGSRVWRPAKVTIRIGEPIDFSRFEGMGGNRFVERAVTDEVMYKLMRLSEQEYVDIYAATLKNQPSDANPAQSAADVARVPDTQAG, encoded by the coding sequence ATGTGGTACTGGCTGTTTAAGTACGTGTTGTTGGGTCCTGCGTTGTGGCTCCTCAGTCGACCGAAAATCGAAGGCGCCGAGAACATTCCGACGGACGGCCCGGCGATTCTGGCCAGCAATCACCAGGCAGTGCTCGATTCCTTCTTCCTCCCGCTGCGGTGCCCGCGGCGCATCACGTTCCTCGCGAAGAGCGAGTACTTCACCGGCACCGGATTCAAGGGTCGGTTTCAGAAGTGGTTCTTCTCGGCCGTCGGCCAGGTGCCGATCGACCGCACCGGCGCTTCCGCCGCGAAGGACGCTCTCGACGCCGGCCTGCGGGTCCTCGCCCAGGGCAAGCTGCTCGGTATCTACCCGGAGGGCACCCGCTCGCCCGACGGTCGGCTGTACAAGGGCAAGACCGGGATGGCCCGTCTCGCGCTCGAGTCCGGCGTCAAGGTCATCCCCGTCGCGATGATCGGTACCGCGAAGGTCAACCCGATCGGCTCGCGCGTGTGGCGGCCCGCGAAGGTCACCATCCGCATCGGCGAGCCGATCGACTTCTCCCGCTTCGAGGGCATGGGCGGCAACCGGTTCGTCGAGCGTGCCGTCACCGACGAGGTCATGTACAAGCTGATGCGCCTGTCGGAGCAGGAGTACGTCGACATCTACGCGGCGACGCTGAAGAACCAGCCGTCGGACGCGAACCCGGCCCAGTCGGCCGCCGACGTCGCCCGCGTGCCCGACACCCAGGCCGGCTAG
- a CDS encoding SanA/YdcF family protein — MPRPNRRTLRRIVLFAASGAFAVVGAPAAWIRITAAGHLYDVDGAPDAPVAIVLGARVRDGRPMKFLRGRLDATAALVRAGAVSVVLVSGDARGRSGDEIAAMTEYLVEAGVDPRRIVADPYGLDTYDTCVRASRTFGIRRALVVTQPFHLARTVALARRAGIDADGVRAGRAGGRRSTLVKNSIRELLSYPKAARDVLRGRDPKVVSAPVDSVADALAR, encoded by the coding sequence GTGCCGCGCCCGAACCGCCGCACACTGCGCCGGATCGTTCTGTTCGCCGCGTCCGGGGCGTTCGCCGTCGTCGGCGCGCCGGCAGCATGGATCCGGATCACGGCCGCCGGACACCTCTACGACGTCGACGGCGCGCCCGATGCGCCCGTCGCGATCGTGCTCGGCGCGCGGGTGCGCGACGGACGACCCATGAAGTTCCTCCGCGGCCGCCTCGACGCCACCGCAGCCCTCGTCCGGGCCGGCGCGGTGTCCGTCGTCCTCGTCTCCGGCGACGCCCGGGGCCGGTCCGGCGACGAGATCGCGGCGATGACCGAGTACCTCGTCGAGGCCGGGGTGGACCCGCGCCGGATCGTCGCCGACCCGTACGGGCTCGACACGTACGACACCTGCGTGCGGGCGTCCCGGACGTTCGGGATCCGCCGCGCTCTTGTCGTCACCCAGCCGTTCCACCTGGCGCGCACCGTCGCGCTCGCCCGCCGCGCCGGCATCGACGCCGACGGTGTCCGGGCCGGCCGGGCCGGTGGCCGCAGGTCGACGCTGGTGAAGAACTCGATCCGCGAACTGTTGTCGTACCCCAAGGCGGCGCGGGACGTCCTGCGGGGACGGGATCCGAAAGTGGTGTCGGCGCCGGTGGATTCGGTGGCCGACGCGCTCGCGCGATAG
- a CDS encoding glycosyltransferase 87 family protein, which translates to MVRTPRDDSASDSAAPAGRPPAEGGDPSTTPSRWRSPLGIAARVVIVLACAFGATYHLVGIPGLRDVGFYYRIDLDVYRLGGSVFADGGPLYGAMPPTLSGVGLPFTYPPLAAVVFSPMSAISLEAAGIVLTALSLVALFATLVLTLASIGVAPRTTLLWTALAAAGAALTLEPVYSTLDYGQVNILLMTFVAADCLLKKTPWPRGVLIGFVAAVKLTPAVFVLFFLVRKDFRAVVTTGLSFVAFGALGFVLTRADSWQYWTDTLFDSGRIGGPAYPANQSITGVLARLGMDPSLRSVLWLALSAAVLVLAAVAMYRAFAAGATALALFVNALLGLLVSPVSWSHHWVWVAPLLLLVGVEAYRRRSIVLGVGVAASWALFVTAPHWRLGHGRWEGTDWPLWDQFLASSYVWWALAVIVAIAVFVGRLATADRSGVDGTAHLSPVA; encoded by the coding sequence TTGGTGCGCACCCCCCGAGACGACTCCGCAAGCGACTCAGCCGCCCCGGCCGGCAGGCCCCCCGCCGAGGGCGGCGACCCCTCGACGACGCCGTCTCGGTGGCGTTCACCGCTCGGCATCGCCGCACGGGTCGTGATCGTGCTGGCCTGCGCCTTCGGCGCCACCTACCACCTCGTCGGGATCCCGGGGCTGCGCGACGTCGGCTTCTACTACCGCATCGACCTGGACGTCTACCGTCTCGGCGGGTCGGTGTTCGCCGACGGAGGTCCCCTGTACGGCGCGATGCCGCCGACGCTGTCGGGCGTCGGCCTGCCGTTCACGTATCCCCCGCTCGCGGCGGTGGTGTTCAGCCCGATGTCGGCGATCTCCCTCGAGGCGGCGGGGATCGTGCTCACCGCGCTGTCGCTCGTGGCGCTGTTCGCGACGCTCGTGCTCACGCTCGCGTCGATCGGGGTCGCACCGCGCACGACACTGCTGTGGACGGCGCTGGCCGCCGCCGGGGCCGCGCTGACGCTCGAGCCGGTGTACTCGACGCTCGACTACGGCCAGGTGAACATCCTGCTGATGACGTTCGTCGCGGCGGACTGCCTGTTGAAGAAGACCCCGTGGCCGCGCGGTGTGCTGATCGGGTTCGTCGCCGCGGTCAAGCTCACGCCCGCGGTGTTCGTGCTGTTCTTCCTGGTGCGCAAGGACTTCCGCGCGGTCGTGACGACGGGGCTGAGCTTCGTCGCGTTCGGGGCGCTCGGGTTCGTGCTCACGCGTGCGGATTCGTGGCAGTACTGGACGGACACGCTGTTCGACTCCGGCCGGATCGGCGGGCCCGCGTACCCGGCGAACCAGAGCATCACGGGTGTCCTCGCACGCCTCGGCATGGATCCGTCGCTGCGCAGCGTGCTGTGGCTGGCCCTGAGCGCCGCGGTACTCGTGCTCGCGGCCGTCGCGATGTACCGCGCCTTCGCCGCCGGGGCGACGGCGCTGGCGCTGTTCGTCAACGCGCTGCTCGGGCTGCTCGTCTCCCCGGTGTCGTGGTCACATCACTGGGTCTGGGTCGCTCCGCTGCTGCTGCTCGTCGGGGTCGAGGCGTACCGACGGCGCAGCATCGTCCTCGGCGTCGGTGTCGCGGCCAGTTGGGCCTTGTTCGTGACCGCACCGCACTGGCGGCTCGGTCACGGGCGCTGGGAGGGCACCGACTGGCCGCTGTGGGACCAGTTCCTGGCGTCGTCGTACGTGTGGTGGGCCCTCGCGGTGATCGTGGCCATCGCCGTGTTCGTCGGACGGCTCGCCACCGCCGACCGGAGCGGCGTCGACGGGACCGCGCACCTCTCGCCGGTGGCCTGA
- a CDS encoding polyadenylate-specific 3'-exoribonuclease AS, with product MRYFYDCEFIEDGRTIELVSIGVVCEDGREFYAVSTEFDPERAGKWVRRNVLPKLPPPASPLWKSRARIRDDLMKFLVPRPGIEPELWAWVAAYDHVALCQLWGAMTELPSNMPRYTRELRQHWEYHGCPPLPPVPDDAHDALADARHNLAKFEAIEAFRAVR from the coding sequence GTGCGCTACTTCTACGACTGCGAGTTCATCGAGGATGGTCGCACAATCGAGCTCGTCTCGATCGGTGTGGTTTGCGAGGACGGACGCGAGTTCTACGCCGTGTCCACCGAGTTCGATCCGGAACGGGCCGGTAAGTGGGTGCGCCGCAACGTGCTGCCCAAGCTGCCCCCACCGGCGTCGCCGTTGTGGAAGAGCCGCGCGCGGATCCGCGACGACCTGATGAAGTTCCTCGTCCCGCGGCCCGGCATCGAACCGGAACTGTGGGCCTGGGTCGCGGCGTACGACCACGTTGCGCTGTGCCAGCTGTGGGGTGCGATGACGGAACTGCCGTCGAACATGCCCCGCTACACCCGCGAGCTGCGCCAGCACTGGGAGTACCACGGGTGCCCGCCGCTGCCGCCGGTGCCGGACGACGCGCACGACGCGCTCGCCGACGCCCGCCACAACCTTGCGAAGTTCGAGGCGATCGAGGCTTTTCGCGCCGTTCGGTGA
- a CDS encoding class II 3-deoxy-7-phosphoheptulonate synthase, translating to MNWTVDVPIDRLPELPPLPAAMREQLDAALAKPAAQQPQWPADQAAAMRTVLESVPPITVASEVEALSQKLAEVARGEAFLLQGGDCAETFADNTEPHIKGNIRTLLQMAVVLTYGASLPVVKVARIAGQYAKPRSSNTDSLGLQSYRGDMVNSLVADEAVRVHDPSRLVRAYANASAAMNLVRALTGSGMADLHKVHDWNREFVASSPAGARYEALAAEIDRGLRFMNACRVTDPNLQTAPIYASHEALVLDYERAMLRLDNTDDHPKLYDLSAHFLWIGDRTRQLDGAHVAFAELVSNPIGLKIGPTTTPEQAVEYVERLDPTNKPGRLTLISRMGNQKVRDLLPPIIEKVQATGHQVIWQCDPMHGNTHEATTGYKTRHFDRIVDEVQGFFEIHNGLGTHPGGIHVELTGENVTECLGGAQDISDVDLSGRYETACDPRLNTQQSLELAFLVAEMLRD from the coding sequence GTGAACTGGACTGTCGATGTTCCGATCGACCGCTTGCCCGAACTGCCGCCGCTGCCTGCCGCCATGCGCGAGCAGCTCGACGCCGCACTCGCGAAGCCGGCCGCACAGCAGCCGCAGTGGCCCGCCGATCAGGCCGCGGCCATGCGCACCGTCCTCGAGAGCGTGCCGCCGATCACGGTGGCGAGCGAGGTGGAGGCGCTGTCGCAGAAGCTGGCCGAGGTGGCGCGCGGGGAGGCCTTCCTGCTGCAGGGCGGTGACTGCGCGGAAACCTTCGCGGACAACACCGAACCGCACATCAAGGGCAACATCCGAACGCTGCTGCAGATGGCGGTCGTGCTCACCTACGGCGCGAGCCTGCCGGTGGTCAAGGTCGCGCGCATCGCCGGCCAGTACGCCAAGCCGCGCTCGTCGAACACCGACTCGCTCGGACTGCAGTCCTACCGCGGCGACATGGTCAACTCGCTCGTCGCCGACGAGGCCGTGCGGGTGCACGACCCGTCGCGTCTGGTGCGGGCGTACGCGAACGCGAGCGCCGCGATGAACCTGGTGCGCGCGCTCACCGGCTCCGGGATGGCCGACCTGCACAAGGTGCACGACTGGAACCGTGAGTTCGTCGCGTCGTCGCCGGCCGGCGCCCGCTACGAGGCCCTCGCCGCCGAGATCGACCGTGGCCTGCGGTTCATGAACGCGTGCCGCGTCACCGATCCCAACCTGCAGACCGCGCCGATCTACGCCAGCCACGAGGCCCTCGTGCTCGACTACGAGCGCGCGATGCTGCGGCTGGACAACACCGACGACCACCCCAAGCTGTACGACCTGTCGGCGCACTTCCTGTGGATCGGCGACCGCACCCGCCAGCTCGACGGCGCACACGTAGCGTTCGCGGAACTGGTGTCGAACCCGATCGGCCTCAAGATCGGTCCCACCACGACGCCCGAGCAGGCCGTCGAGTACGTCGAGCGCCTCGACCCGACCAACAAGCCGGGCCGCCTGACGCTGATCTCGCGCATGGGCAACCAGAAGGTGCGCGACCTGCTGCCCCCGATCATCGAGAAGGTGCAGGCCACCGGACACCAGGTGATCTGGCAGTGCGACCCCATGCACGGCAACACACACGAGGCCACCACCGGGTACAAGACCCGCCACTTCGACCGCATCGTCGACGAGGTGCAGGGGTTCTTCGAGATCCACAACGGTCTCGGCACGCATCCGGGCGGCATCCACGTCGAGCTCACCGGCGAGAACGTCACCGAATGTCTCGGTGGCGCACAGGACATCTCGGACGTCGACCTGTCCGGGCGCTACGAGACTGCGTGCGATCCGCGCCTGAACACCCAGCAGTCGCTGGAGCTCGCGTTCCTGGTCGCGGAGATGCTGCGCGACTGA
- the pknB gene encoding Stk1 family PASTA domain-containing Ser/Thr kinase, translated as MNPGGRGLIGVVLDRRYRIDAPIARGGMSTVYRGMDLRLDRPVAIKVMDPQFAADPQFLARFEFEARAVARLNHPGLVGVHDQGSDGEHAFLVMELVEGGTLRELLRERGPMPPHAAAAVARPVLEALAVAHRAGLVHRDIKPENVLISHAGDVKIADFGLVRAIAASNTTSRSVILGTAQYLSPEQVTTGTADARSDVYAAGVLLFEMLTGATPFTGDTSLSIAYQRIDNDVPEPSTLIEGVPPEFDELVVRATERDPDERFADAGAMATQLRSVSTRLQLPDYRVPAPRRTVQPSGVPIAADTANGAATRQLPPAPQPDAAPGHDPTTVMPTPAADAGGPHAVQHTKVVTTVTPRPPEAGSDDSDRPTSRPFGDIEARLRGSRRTVLVWLLVVLLIAVAVGFGGWWLGSGRYAAIPVIDGQDTAAATQTIEAAGLSTETKGTYSDTVAVDSLVGTDPGSGEKVRRGSVVTLLVSLGRPTVPEVTGRGDVAAVEAGLRERTFVPVDGGEAFSARVPVGAVAALEPAPGTMLSVGSQVRMIRSKGAPPVDVPDVSGKSEDAARKTLDSVGITVREVQQVFAGNVDAGNAVGTDPAVGTTVKAGASVVLTVSNAVKVPSLLGRSVSAAKAELDRLGLPYEVRQIVSSDRSLIISQTPGAGDRVAPGSTVTLTSLL; from the coding sequence TTGAATCCCGGAGGTCGAGGGTTGATCGGTGTGGTGCTGGATCGGCGCTATCGCATCGATGCACCGATCGCGCGCGGTGGCATGTCGACCGTCTACCGCGGCATGGACCTGCGACTGGACCGTCCCGTCGCGATCAAGGTCATGGATCCGCAGTTCGCGGCCGATCCCCAGTTCCTCGCGCGCTTCGAGTTCGAGGCGCGGGCCGTGGCCCGGCTCAATCATCCGGGTCTGGTCGGCGTCCACGACCAGGGTAGCGACGGCGAGCACGCGTTCCTGGTGATGGAGCTCGTCGAGGGCGGCACGCTGCGCGAACTGCTCCGCGAGCGTGGCCCGATGCCCCCGCACGCGGCCGCGGCGGTTGCCCGGCCGGTCCTCGAGGCCCTCGCGGTCGCGCACCGTGCGGGCCTGGTGCACCGCGACATCAAGCCCGAGAACGTGCTGATCTCGCACGCCGGCGACGTCAAGATCGCCGACTTCGGGCTCGTGCGAGCGATCGCCGCGTCGAACACCACCTCCCGCAGCGTCATCCTGGGCACCGCCCAGTACCTCTCCCCCGAGCAGGTCACCACCGGCACCGCCGACGCCCGCAGCGACGTCTACGCGGCCGGTGTGCTGCTGTTCGAAATGCTCACCGGCGCCACCCCGTTCACGGGTGACACGTCGCTGTCGATCGCGTATCAGCGCATCGACAACGACGTCCCGGAGCCGAGCACGCTCATCGAGGGGGTACCGCCCGAGTTCGACGAGCTCGTCGTCCGGGCGACCGAGCGTGACCCTGACGAACGCTTCGCCGACGCCGGTGCGATGGCGACGCAGCTGCGGTCGGTGAGCACCCGGCTGCAGTTGCCCGACTACCGGGTGCCCGCCCCGCGCCGCACGGTCCAGCCGTCGGGTGTCCCGATCGCCGCGGACACCGCGAACGGCGCCGCCACCCGCCAGCTGCCTCCCGCCCCGCAGCCGGACGCCGCGCCCGGGCACGATCCGACGACCGTGATGCCGACGCCGGCGGCCGACGCGGGTGGTCCGCACGCGGTGCAGCACACCAAGGTCGTCACGACCGTCACGCCGCGACCACCCGAGGCGGGATCCGACGACTCCGACCGCCCCACCTCGCGCCCGTTCGGCGACATCGAGGCCCGTCTGCGCGGGTCCCGGCGGACGGTTCTCGTGTGGCTGCTGGTGGTACTGCTCATCGCGGTCGCCGTCGGATTCGGCGGATGGTGGCTCGGTTCCGGCCGGTACGCGGCGATCCCCGTGATCGACGGACAGGACACCGCCGCCGCCACGCAGACCATCGAGGCCGCGGGACTGTCGACCGAGACGAAGGGCACGTACTCCGACACCGTCGCGGTGGACTCGCTCGTCGGGACAGATCCTGGCAGCGGCGAGAAGGTCCGGCGGGGGTCGGTGGTGACGCTGCTCGTGTCCCTGGGCCGGCCGACGGTGCCCGAGGTGACCGGCCGCGGCGACGTCGCCGCGGTGGAGGCCGGACTGCGCGAGCGCACGTTCGTTCCCGTCGACGGTGGGGAGGCGTTCAGTGCGCGGGTGCCGGTCGGCGCCGTCGCGGCCCTCGAACCGGCGCCGGGCACGATGCTCTCCGTCGGCTCACAGGTCCGGATGATCCGCAGCAAGGGCGCCCCGCCCGTGGATGTCCCCGACGTGTCGGGCAAGTCCGAGGACGCGGCCCGCAAGACCCTCGATTCGGTGGGGATCACGGTGCGGGAGGTGCAGCAGGTCTTCGCCGGCAACGTCGACGCGGGTAACGCTGTCGGAACCGATCCGGCGGTGGGCACGACCGTCAAGGCCGGCGCCAGCGTGGTGCTGACGGTGTCCAACGCGGTGAAGGTCCCGTCGCTGCTGGGCCGCTCGGTGTCCGCCGCGAAGGCCGAACTGGACCGGCTGGGCCTGCCCTACGAGGTGCGTCAGATCGTGAGCTCGGACCGGTCGCTGATCATCTCGCAGACCCCCGGCGCCGGCGACCGTGTGGCACCCGGCAGCACCGTCACCCTCACGTCGCTGCTCTGA
- a CDS encoding Rv2175c family DNA-binding protein yields the protein MSAIPYCDDVLDRSIPLLQLADVSKGMGLAVTRVHQLLRDHHLIAVKRDGVLGIPEAFFGDDGQPVRLLSGLIIVLRDGGYEDEEIVCWLFTADDTLPGTPIDAMHGDRAREVVRRAQSMAF from the coding sequence GTGAGTGCTATCCCTTACTGCGATGACGTGTTGGACCGGTCGATTCCGCTGCTGCAGTTGGCAGACGTGTCGAAGGGGATGGGTCTCGCGGTCACCCGCGTGCACCAACTGCTGCGCGACCATCACCTGATCGCCGTCAAGCGTGACGGCGTGCTCGGCATCCCCGAGGCCTTCTTCGGCGACGACGGGCAGCCCGTCCGGTTGCTGTCGGGGCTGATCATCGTCCTGCGCGACGGCGGATACGAGGACGAGGAGATCGTGTGCTGGCTCTTCACCGCCGACGACACCCTCCCGGGAACGCCGATCGACGCGATGCACGGAGACCGGGCCCGTGAGGTTGTCCGCCGTGCCCAGTCGATGGCCTTCTGA
- a CDS encoding phytoene/squalene synthase family protein, with amino-acid sequence MTHTAPVHDLPSAYHRCRRLAAEHGRTYYLATRLLPVERRPAVYALYGFARTVDDIVDVDCAGRSPAERAAALDVVEAQLDDALDGRPVDDARTGFVVHALADTVRQYEIPPAYFRAFLDSMRMDIPGTPGFRAEYPDMAELRRYMYGSAAVIGLQMLPVLGTTVPRAVAEPYAAALGEAFQLTNFLRDVGEDLDRGRVYLPADELGAFGVDVDLMRHCRRTGTVDPRLRRALAHLVAVTRAQYRRAEPGLDMLEPRVRPGMRAAYVLYAEILDRIEDGGFRVLDRRATVPRHRRLAVALPLLARTVTGSR; translated from the coding sequence GTGACCCACACCGCTCCGGTCCACGATCTACCTTCGGCGTACCACCGCTGTCGGCGACTGGCTGCCGAGCACGGACGCACGTACTACCTGGCCACCCGCCTCCTGCCGGTCGAGCGGCGCCCGGCCGTGTACGCGCTCTACGGATTCGCGCGCACCGTCGACGACATCGTGGACGTGGACTGTGCCGGCCGTTCACCCGCGGAGCGGGCGGCCGCGCTGGACGTCGTCGAAGCACAGTTGGACGACGCGCTCGACGGTCGCCCGGTGGACGATGCACGCACCGGGTTCGTCGTTCACGCGCTCGCCGACACCGTCCGGCAGTACGAGATCCCGCCCGCGTACTTCCGGGCGTTCCTCGACTCGATGCGGATGGACATTCCGGGCACGCCGGGGTTCCGGGCGGAGTACCCGGACATGGCCGAGCTGCGCCGGTACATGTACGGGTCGGCCGCGGTGATCGGGCTCCAGATGCTCCCGGTCCTGGGGACCACCGTGCCCCGCGCGGTGGCCGAGCCGTACGCGGCCGCGCTGGGCGAGGCGTTCCAGCTGACCAACTTCCTCCGCGACGTCGGCGAGGATCTCGACCGGGGACGCGTCTACCTTCCCGCCGACGAACTCGGCGCGTTCGGGGTGGACGTCGACCTGATGCGCCACTGCCGCCGCACCGGCACCGTCGATCCGCGCCTGCGCCGGGCGCTGGCGCATCTCGTCGCGGTCACCCGTGCGCAGTATCGCCGGGCCGAACCCGGGCTCGACATGCTCGAGCCTCGGGTCCGGCCGGGCATGCGCGCCGCATACGTGCTGTATGCCGAGATCCTCGATCGGATCGAGGACGGCGGGTTCCGGGTGCTCGACCGCCGGGCCACGGTGCCGCGGCACCGGCGCCTGGCCGTCGCGCTGCCGCTGCTCGCCCGGACGGTCACCGGCTCGCGGTAG
- a CDS encoding alpha-(1->6)-mannopyranosyltransferase A — MSASSGIPDATVNQRSWLRASADYLRTPEGHSTILGFVGAVMITFGGFGAGSVRRHDPLLEEMRLSWLRFGHGYALSTIVIWGGVLSMIIAWVRLGRSTIGGRVGLRSLLWTVPLWTAPMLLAVPMFSRDAYSYLAQGALLRDGFDPYAVGPVVNPGILLDNVSNVWTTTTAPYGPVSLLIGQGITTITGDNVIAGTMLLRVAFLPGLALMMWALPRLARQLGGKPTIAVWLAVLNPLVLIHLIGGVHNELLMVGLMVAGITLALDRKHVASVAVIALGVAVKAMAGIALPFIVWIWMIHERERALAEGREPATPLASFVRAAGIGVAVFAAIFTAASAIAGVGLGWLTALSGSAKIINWLSLPTIMAHIVTIGTGWFTGLSSVYAGSPVLEVTRTICAVALAVLLVWIWWRFRKTERDAVMGILVALVAIVVLSPAALPWYYSWPLAIAAGFSMSTKTLQVLVGLSTWLMLVFQPDGSIGLYTFFHVALATFVAVVAAVALKTVDPLRLRSVSEKVPDATAHVVDQLAQATPERRSSPL, encoded by the coding sequence ATGTCGGCCTCTTCCGGAATCCCCGACGCCACGGTCAACCAACGGTCCTGGCTGCGCGCGAGCGCCGACTACCTGCGGACCCCCGAAGGACATTCGACGATCCTCGGATTCGTCGGTGCGGTGATGATCACGTTCGGCGGTTTCGGCGCCGGTAGCGTGCGCCGGCACGACCCGCTGCTCGAGGAGATGCGCCTGTCGTGGCTGCGGTTCGGCCACGGCTACGCCCTGTCGACGATCGTCATCTGGGGCGGCGTCCTGTCGATGATCATCGCGTGGGTGCGGCTGGGCCGATCGACGATAGGCGGCCGAGTCGGGCTGCGCTCCCTGTTGTGGACGGTGCCGCTGTGGACGGCCCCGATGCTGTTAGCGGTTCCGATGTTCAGCCGAGACGCGTACTCGTACCTGGCGCAGGGTGCGTTGCTGCGCGACGGCTTCGACCCGTACGCGGTGGGGCCGGTGGTCAACCCCGGCATCCTGCTCGACAACGTCAGCAACGTGTGGACGACCACGACGGCGCCGTACGGCCCGGTCTCGCTGCTGATCGGCCAGGGCATCACGACGATCACCGGTGACAACGTCATCGCGGGCACGATGCTGCTGCGTGTGGCGTTCCTCCCCGGTCTCGCGCTCATGATGTGGGCGCTGCCACGGCTCGCTCGTCAGTTGGGCGGCAAGCCGACGATCGCGGTGTGGCTGGCGGTGCTCAATCCGCTGGTGCTCATCCATCTCATCGGCGGCGTGCACAACGAGCTGCTCATGGTCGGCCTGATGGTCGCCGGGATCACGCTGGCCCTCGACCGCAAGCACGTGGCGTCCGTCGCGGTAATCGCGCTCGGTGTCGCGGTCAAGGCCATGGCCGGGATCGCGCTGCCGTTCATCGTGTGGATCTGGATGATCCACGAGCGCGAGCGTGCCCTGGCGGAGGGCCGGGAGCCGGCGACCCCGCTGGCGTCGTTCGTCCGGGCGGCGGGCATCGGGGTCGCGGTGTTCGCGGCCATCTTCACGGCCGCGTCCGCGATCGCCGGCGTCGGCCTCGGCTGGCTGACGGCGCTCTCCGGATCCGCGAAGATCATCAACTGGCTGTCGCTGCCGACGATCATGGCGCACATCGTGACCATCGGGACCGGGTGGTTCACCGGGCTGAGCTCGGTTTACGCGGGATCACCGGTCCTCGAGGTCACCCGCACCATCTGCGCGGTCGCGCTCGCGGTCCTGCTGGTCTGGATCTGGTGGCGGTTCCGCAAGACCGAGCGCGACGCCGTGATGGGCATACTGGTCGCCCTGGTGGCGATCGTCGTCCTGTCGCCGGCCGCCCTGCCGTGGTACTACTCGTGGCCGCTCGCGATCGCCGCCGGCTTCTCGATGTCGACGAAGACGTTGCAGGTCCTCGTCGGCCTCTCGACGTGGCTGATGCTGGTGTTCCAGCCGGACGGGTCGATCGGCCTGTACACGTTCTTCCACGTCGCGCTCGCCACGTTCGTCGCGGTCGTGGCCGCGGTCGCGCTGAAGACGGTGGATCCGCTGCGGCTGCGATCGGTCTCGGAGAAGGTGCCCGATGCGACCGCGCACGTCGTGGATCAGCTGGCACAGGCGACGCCCGAGCGGCGTTCGTCGCCGCTGTGA